TTTCCAGCTCGGCCGCGTATATACGAATTTGCTTTCAAAACCTCACCGAATAACGCTTGTTCTCGGCGAAGCTGCTGTTTACCAGAGCCTGGTTATGGAGGTTCGCATCACCTCTTAATAGCAATGCATGTGCCAAGAGGTGATTGCATCACCGGCTGTCTGTCGTATGGTAGCTGACACACCGTTTGTCCTCAAGCTCGGCGCAGCAATCGCTTTCGAATAGAGGATATGGTGAAAACTCAGGTCAGATGATAGAAAAGCCAGAGGTAATAGATCCGCCTGTTCGGATTAGTCTTGGCGGACGGTTTTTTTGTGATTGTTCTTTCTCAATGCTGTCTCAGATTCTAAAAACTGCCTCACATCATGAATGCCTAACCCCATGGATCTAGCTTCTTGCATTAACATATGCCAATCTTTGTCCAAATCTTTTTTAACATGAGTTTTCATAGTAACCTCCAATTGTATAAAATGTTTTCCTGCAACATGCGGGCAATAACACCAGCCGGCGCAATGATGAGGCGAGTACAACAAATTTCACACATAGTTGCTCGGTGTTCACAAACTGAAGGAAAAACCACCTACCTATTCCCTAAAAAAATGACTAATATAACCAATGAATCTTATTTATAATAATAAACAATTAAATACTGACTGGATAGTATGTAAATGAAAATAAATCATTTAGCCTATTAAAAATGACCCCAGAGAAACCGAATAGCATAGGCGTTCAAAGAAATAAATACCGCTAAAGATTGATCCGTTGTAAGATAAGGGTAATCATGCCGCCTGGAGAAAAATATGAAAAAAACAAATTTAAAATGAAAAGAGAAGCAACATTTGAAAGTTTTATAGACGCTGGCTTGAACTTGTTGATTGACCGAGCGTATGATCCGGTTTCTGTAGAGGATATCAGCAGAGCAGCCGGGTACAGCAAAGGAGCGTTTTATGTCCACTTTGTCAGCAAGGAGGATTTTCTGCAGCATCTTCTCGAAAAACGCCAGATGAAAAAAAAGATCATCATCGGGTATCTTGATCAAATGGAGCGGGTTTCAGTGAAACCGCTGACATTGGACGAGGCTGCAAAACATGCCGCAGAACTGCTTTATTCCTATTACATAAATAAGCCGTCATGGGATATTACCTCATTTGCCATGAATATGCCGACGTATAAAGTCGTTCAGAGATGCAAGGCCTATGTCCGGCTGTACGAATTGTGGGTTGAGGAAAATGCGTTATATATTAAGTGGCTGAAGGAGAGAAAGCTGATTGACGCCTGTATTGATCCGGGATATACGGCTAAAATAATATGTGCAGTGCTTGACGGAATCATTAAACAAGCATATGTATTGGGACAGCCCGCCACATTCCGCAGCTTTTTAGACGCACTCTCGGTTTTTTTACTCTGGACAGAGAACATGTGAGGCCAAAAATGTTAAAAAGTTTTTCAGAAAGCGAGGAACATCAATGAAGTATAGAGAAATGATTATGTACATCATTATGGGGATTTTCACCACCATTGTGAACATCGCCAGCTTTTATATATTGGTAGAGATCATGAATATCGATTATAAAGCCGCCACTGTCGCCGCTTGGATTTTGTCCGTGCTGTTTGCTTACATCACGAATAAATTATATGTGTTTCAGCAAAAAACAGATGACCTGCAGAGCCTGTTGAAGGAGCTCACAGCTTTTTTCAGCGTTCGGGTTCTGTCTCTCGGCATTGATTTAGGCATGATGATCATTCTTGTCGGCCAGTTCAATACAAATGAAACCTTGGCCAAAATACTCGATAACGCGGTCATTGTTGTCGTCAACTATGCTGCAAGCAAATGGCTCGTCTTTAAAAAGGCAAAAGAAGAAGGCGTGTGACAGGGACATCGTTTCACGTAAAAAATAAGGGGAAATAAAAAAATAAAACCATGAAAGGTGATTGCACATGCGGGAAGAGCTAAAGGGGATATATGCAAGTGTATTCGGAGAAATAGAGGGAATACGGTTTTTTTTCGCACCTGGAAGAGTGAATCTGATTGGAGAACATACAGACTATAACGGCGGGCATGTGTTTCCATGCGCGCTGACAATGGGTACATATGCTGCTGTAGCAGAAAGAAAAGACGGTCTTGTCCGGATGTATTCTGACAACTTTAAAGAGGCAGGCATCAAGGAATGCAGCCTTGACGACATTCGCTATCAAAAAGAAGACGACTGGGCCAACTACCCGAAAGGCGTCATTTATGAATTTCAGCAAAGGGGCTATTCAATTCCCCATGGCTTTGACATCGTGTTTTCAGGGAATATCCCAAACGGGGCGGGGCTCTCGTCCTCCGCTTCGATTGAGCTGCTGATGGGAGTCGTGCTTCAAAGCTATTTTCACCCTGAAGTGGAGGCGCTTGAGCTTGTAAAAATGGCGCAGCATGCGGAAAACACATTTATCGGTGTCAATTGCGGGATTATGGACCAATTCGCGATCGGAATGGGCAAAAAACATCATGCGATGCTGCTGAACTGCGACACGCTGGATTATGAATATAGCAAACTCGATGTCTCAGGCCTCGCGCTCGTCATTGCGAACACGAACAAAAAAAGGACATTGGCAGACTCAAGCTATAATACGAGACGCCAAGAGTGCACTGACGCGTTGATTGATCTGCAAAAAGTGCTTGATATTGCCTCGCTGGGCGACATCAAGCCCGCTGAATTTGACGCGCATTCCAGCCTGATTCGAAATGAAACGAACAGACGCCGGGCAAAGCACGCCGTATATGAAAACCACCGGGCCATCAAGACGGCCGAGATGTTCAAAGAAAACAATGTAGATGAAATCGGGCGGTTAATGAAGGAATCCCACCTTTCATTGAAGGATGATTATGAAGTGACTTGCCCTGAACTTGATGAGCTTGTGTTTGCGGCGTGGGACCACGAAGGAGTCATCGGATCAAGAATGACGGGAGCGGGCTTCGGAGGCTGCACCATCAGCATTGTAAAGGATGCGTTTGTTGATGATTTTATCCAAAAGGTTGGCGACAGATATCAAGAAAAAACAGGTCTCAAAGCGGAATTTTATGTTGCTGATATCGGAGAGGGAGCGAGAGAACTAAAGGGGGAGTGACACATGAGTATCATTGAACATCTGGAACAGCTGCTAGAGTATGGCCTGGAACGAAAACTGATTTCGATCTGGGATCGGGAATATACGAGAAACCGTCTATATGAAGCGTTGGACATCAAACAACCCGAGCAGGTCTCCCGCACATGCATCAAGGAGGCCGAAAGCCTGCCGGACTTGCTTGCTCCCATTTACAAATGGGCGGAGGAAACCGGCCGAATGGAAGCGGATACAGACACGTATCGCGACTTGCTCAGCGCCAAGCTGATGGGATGTTTCGTACCTGCTCCATCCGAGGTCATTCGCAAGTTTGAAGAGACAAAAGCATTATACGGTCCAAAACAGGCGACAAAGGAATTCTATCAATATTCAGAGGATGTCTACTATATCCGGTCTGACAGGATCGCCAAAAATGTGCATTGGACGGTGCCGACCGAATATGGCGAACTGGAAATGACCATTAATCTATCAAAGCCTGAAAAAGACCCAAAAGCGATTGCCGCTGCAAAAGACCAAACGCAGACGAATTACCCGATGTGTTTGCTGTGTAAAGAAAATGTCGGATTTGAGGGCAGCGTGAATCATCCAGCCCGCCAAAATCACAGAATCATTCCGGTTATCCTGAAAGGCGAAGAATGGTATTTGCAGTTTTCGCCATACGTCTATTATCCTGAGCATTGCATCGTCTTAAAGGGTGAACATGAACCGATGGAGATCAGCAGAAAAACATTTGAAAGGCTGCTGTCATTTCTCGGGCAATATCCGCATTACTTTATCGGATCAAATGCGGATCTGCCGATTGTCGGCGGCAGCATCCTGAGCCATGATCATTTCCAAGGCGGGGCACACGATTTTCCGATGGCGCGTGCGGAAGCGGAGGATGTATATGAATTACATGATCATCCCGGTGTGTCGTTGGGCTTAGTGAAGTGGCCGATGTCGGTTCTCAGGCTCCAAGGAGACAAACCGGATCATGTCGTTGGAGCCGCTGATCATATATTCCGCACATGGCAAACGTATTCAGATGAAAAAGCCGGCATAGCCGCTTATACAGACAGTACGCCCCATAATACGGTTACGCCGATCGCGCGGCGCAGGGGTGGCTTGTACGAACTCGATATCGTGCTAAGAAACAACCGGACGGATGAGGAGCATCCGTTAGGAATCTTTCATCCTCATCAGGACGTTCACCATATTAAAAAAGAAAATATCGGCCTGATTGAAGTCATGGGATTGGCGATATTGCCGGGCCGTTTACAGGAAGAAATGAAAGAAACGGCAGCGGCGCTGTGCTCTGCTGATCCGGAAACAGCCTTAAAACAAAATCCGCTAACGGCAAAGCATAAGGACTGGGCGCTTCGGCTGATGGAAAAAAGAACGATAACAAGAGAGAATGCCGATCAAGTGATAAAAGAAGAGCTTGGACATGTATTCGCTCGGATTCTTGAACACGCCGGTGTATTTAAACAAACTCCGGAAGGAAAACAGGCCTTCAAAAGGTTTATTGATCATTTAGGCGTGAAACCAATCAAAAGCCTCAACCGCTAGGGTTGAGGCTTTTTCAATTTTATCGCAGAACAAACGCCCAAAGCACTGACGCTTTGGGCGTTGTCACTCTTATCCTCTTTTTCTCGCTAACAGGCTTACTAGGAATACAACAATGGCAGCGCCGATCACCGCTGGGATAATGGCAAATCCGGCTAGGTTCGGCCCCCATGTGCCAAGCAGTCCGTGTCCGATCCAGGCGCCGATAAGACCCGCGATCATAGACCCGATAATTCCTCCTGGCATATCTCCTTTCACAAACAGGCTGCCAAGCCATCCGATAATAATAGCGACAATAAGTGAAATGATAAAACTCATCGTGCAACACATCCTATTTTGAATTTATTTGCTTATAACATACCTCTGTTTGGTGTAAGCTAAACCATTGGATGCTCTCTTAATAAATGGGAACAGTTTAGAGCATATCGCCGCATGATTAAGCCTTTCCTTTCAAAAATCCGTGCGTTAAAATGGTAATCGTGTGAAAAGCTGCTAGACAAGGAAAAATTAATTCCTAACTAGAAAGTTTAACAAAATGAAGTTTTTGATTGACCTAAGTTTTTTATTGTGGTAAACCTTTATTTGTCAGAATCAGTTTATCATCATCTTTTCTTACTTATATGCGGAAATAACTAGAAACTTTTCATCTTAAGCGATAGATGTGAATAAAGTTGGAGCAATTTTTGTCGATTTTATGACATTTAAGCGAAAATGGGATGAAGTTTAGAAAAAAATAAAGCTAATAAGTGAACTTTTTGATAGCATAACAAAGTAGAGAAAAGATTTTGAGGAAGTATGCACTCAGATTTATTACATCAATAGGAAGGATGGTGATCTTCTTGTTCAGAGCATTAAAACCGTTGCTTGTATTAGCGATGTTAACTGTGATTTTCGTCCTTGGGGGATGCAGCAATGCTTCAGTACTAGATCCGAAAGGGCCTGTAGCTCAACAGCAAACTGATTTAATCCTGTTATCTATCGGATTTATGCTGTTTATCGTCGGGGTCGTCTTTGTTCTATTTACCATTATTTTAGTAAAATACCGCGACCGTAAAGGCAAAGATAATGGATCTTATAACCCAGAAATTCATGGTAACACGTTCTTAGAAGTAGTCTGGACAGTGATCCCAATTTTAATCGTCATTGCACTTTCTGTGCCAACCGTACAGACGATATATTCGTTAGAAAAAGCTCCTGAAGCAACAAAGGACAAAGAGCCTCTTGTTGTTCATGCTACTTCGGTAGATTGGAAATGGGTATTCAGCTACCCTGAGCAGGATATTGAGACGGTCAACTACTTAAACATTCCTGTAGACCGCCCGATCTTGTTCAAAATTTCATCTGCAGATTCAATGGCTTCGCTATGGATTCCTCAGCTTGGAGGACAAAAGTACGCGATGGCGGGAATGCTGATGGACCAATACTTACAGGCTGATGAAGTGGGAACTTATGAAGGCCGCAATGCGAACTTCACAGGTGAACATTTTGCAGACCAAGAGTTTGATGTGAATGCAGTCACAGAAGAAGACTTTGACAGCTGGGTGAAAAAGACTCAGGATGAGGCGCCTAAGCTGACAAAAGAGAAGTATGATCAATTGATGCTTCCAGAAAATGTAGATGAATTAACGTTCTCTTCTACTCACTTAAAATACGTTGATCACGGACAAGACGCAGAATACGCGATGGAGGCGCGCAAACGCCTTGGCTACCAAGCCGTTTCACCGCACTCTAAAACAGATCCGTTTGAAAACGTAAAAGAAAATGAATTTAAGAAGTCTGATGATACAGAAGAATGATATTGATCAGGAAAGGAGGAAGCCCGCATGAAATTCAAATGGGACGAATTTTTCGTAACTGGTGACCCATTAATCCTGGGCGCACAAGTTTCCATTGCGCTTTCAACCATTGCCATCATTTTTGTACTGACTTACTTCAAAAAGTGGAAATGGCTCTGGTCTGAATGGATAACTACTGTTGACCATAAAAAACTCGGAATCATGTATATTATAGCTGCTGTAATCATGTTATTCCGCGGCGGTGTCGACGGTCTGATGATGCGTGCCCAGCTAGCGCTTCCGAATAACAGTTTTTTAGACTCAAACCACTATAATGAGATTTTTACAACGCACGGTACGATCATGATCATTTTCATGGCGATGCCGTTCTTAATCGGTCTTATCAACGTTGTTGTGCCTCTTCAAATCGGTGCGCGCGACGTTGCGTTCCCTTACTTGAACAACCTGAGCTTCTGGACGTTCTTCGTAGGGGCGATGCTTTTCAATATTTCTTTCGTTATCGGAGGTTCTCCGAATGCAGGCTGGACGAGTTACATGCCGCTTGCAAGTAACGAGATGAGCCCTGGGCCGGGTGAGAACTACTACCTCCTCGGACTTCAGATTGCCGGTATCGGTACCCTGATGACAGGGATCAACTTTATGGTCACAATCTTAAAAATGAGAACAAAAGGCATGACATTAATGCGTATGCCAATGTTCACATGGACAACACTGATCACAATGGTTATTATCGTGTTTGCGTTCCCTGTGCTTACAGTAGCTTTAGCACTTTTATCATTTGATCGTTTGTTCGGCGCTCACTTTTTCACACTGGAAGCAGGCGGTATGCCGATGCTTTGGGCTAACTTGTTCTGGATTTGGGGACATCCTGAAGTATATATCGTTATTCTTCCGGCGTTCGGTATTTTCTCTGAGATTATTGCAAGCTTTGCGAGAAAACAATTGTTTGGTTACACAGCGATGGTCGGATCTATTATCGCCATCTCCGTATTGAGTTTCCTAGTTTGGACTCACCACTTCTTCACAATGGGGAACAGTGCGTCCGTTAACTCATTCTTCTCAATTACGACAATGGCCATCTCAATCCCGACCGGGGTCAAAATCTTTAACTGGCTCTTTACGATGTATAAAGGCCGAATCAGCTTTACAACGCCTATGCTGTGGGCGCTTGCGTTCATTCCTAACTTCGTCATCGGCGGGGTGACAGGGGTTATGCTTGCGATGGCAGCAGCGGATTATCAATATCACAATACGTACTTCCTTGTATCTCACTTCCACTATGTGCTGATCGCGGGTACTGTATTTGCTTGTTTCGCCGGATTTATTTTCTGGTATCCAAAAATGTTCGGCCACAAGCTGAACGAAAGAATCGGAAAATGGTTCTTCTGGATCTTTATGATCGGTTTCAATGTATGTTTCTTCCCGCAATATTTCTTGGGGCTTCAAGGCATGCCTCGCCGTATTTACACATACGGACCGAATGACGGCTGGACTGCATTGAACTTTATCTCAACTGTCGGAGCTTTCATGATGGGTGTAGGATTCTTAATCCTTTGCTATAACATCTACTACAGCTTCCGCTACTCCACTCGTGAAATCAGCGGGGATTCATGGGGTGTGGGACGTACGCTTGATTGGGCGACTTCTTCTGCGATTCCGCCGCATTACAACTTTGCGGTGCTTCCTGAAGTCAAATCTAAGGATGCGTTCCATCAGATGAAAGAAGAAAAAATAGAGTTATACCCTGAAAGCAAATTCAAGAAAATCCATATGCCAAGCAACTCAGGCAGACCGTTCCTTATGTCTGTTGCCTTCGGTATCGCCGGCTTTGGACTTGTCTTTGAATGGTACTGGATGGGCGTAGTCGGATTGATCGGAGTCTTGCTCTGCATGGTTCTGCGTTCATTCGAATACGACAACGGCTACTACGTTAGTGTTGATGAAATAAAAGAGACGGAAAGAAAGATTTCCGAATAAGGAGGCGTGAGTTATGGAACATGCAGAACACGGCAATTCTAACGCGCCTATGGAATATCAATCTGAAACCGGCAGACTTAATATTCTCGGGTTTTGGATCTTTTTAGGGGCAGAAATTGTGTTGTTCTCAACACTATTTGCAACCTTCTTCGTTCTTCAAAACAGAACAGCAGGAGGTGTCTTACCGGACGAACTGTTTGAAGTGAATCTGGTAATGATTATGACGTTCTTGCTGCTTATCAGCAGCTTTACCTGCGGGATCGCTGTTCATGAAATGCGCCGTGGAAGTTTAAAAGGCGTCGTCATTTGGACAATTATCACTCTTCTTCTCGGTGCCGGCTTCGTCGGTTTTGAGATTACCGAGTTTGTCCACTATGTACATGAAGGAGCATCTCTCGGTACAAGTGCGTTCTGGTCTGGATTCTTTGTTTTACTTGGAACTCACGGAACTCACGTAACAATCGGTATTTTCTGGATTATAGGGATTCTGATTCAGTTGAAGAAACGCGGCTTAACTCCGCAAACTTCATCTAAAATCTTTATCTCAAGCTTATACTGGCACTTCTTAGATGTTGTATGGATTTTCATCTTTACGGGTGTCTATCTCATGGGATTGGGGGGTCTGTAAAATGGCAAACAAATCTGCTGAACACAGTCACTTTCCATGGAAGCACATTGTAGGATTTGCCCTGTCTATCGTTTTGACCCTGCTGGCTCTATGGGTTGCGGTGTATACTGAATTGAGTCCATCTGCTAAACTTTGGATCATTTTCGGTTTCGCCTTCATTCAGGCGGCGCTGCAGCTTCTCATGTTCATGCACATGACAGAGAGCGAAAACGGCGGTATCCAAGTCGGAAACACGCTGTTCGGATTCTTTGGCGCGATCGTCATCGTTCTTGGATCCATCTGGATTTTCGCGGCTCACTATAATCATGGTGACCATATGGATGGAAATCCTCCTGAAGGCGCTGAACACTCAGAGCATTCAGGCCACCACGAATAATACAAAAACCCTCTTCGTTAGAAGAGGGTTTTTTGCTGTCTTTAGCTGCTGCTTCGCTTTCTTCGAAGATACGGAAGACCGTAAATGATAAATGCGGCGATATGAGCGACAATGACATTGACGGCAAACAAGATAATCATGAGAGTGTGTCCTAGTGGAGAAAGGCTTTCAGTTGCGTAAAAGAAGAAGAATACCCACATTAAGATAATTGGTGGAATTGCTGAGAGTGCGACTTTTTTGTTATCAAGCCAAATAAAGAGAGGCGTTGCGCTGGCAACCAATAAATAAGCAAAAAACATGTCCATCATACCCATCTCCTTTCATTTTGTGATAACGTTTACAAAAATGAAATAGAGGAACTGAGTTGTGTCTGTTTTATGATTGTTTTGTGAACATTCTGTTAAAATTATTATACCATGTTTTCCAGAAATTGATACATGTTTTTGCGGAAATGGTCTGGACCCATCGTCTTATTTTTTTAGATTCATTCGCTAGGAGAATGTATGGACACGTAACTCAGATTCTATTTTAGGAACACCGAGTTGATCAAACGATTTGAGATTAAAGCACGCACTTTTATATTAGTACGTTAACCTAACCCATTGAAATGGGTTTTTTATTTGGAAAGTTTGATACCAATCGAAACATTTCGGTTTATGATACGTCTTATCTCGTGTAGCTGAAAAAGCGCCGTTGTGCGCACAAAAAACATAAATGGAAACGAGCTTCACGTGTCATCTTGAACGTGGTTCATGTATAATAAACATTAGTGATTTTCCGATGAAAAGGTAAGGCGGGATAGAATGAGTCGATATAAGAAACAGCAAAACCCCTTTTACCAGGGGGATTTGATTTTTATATTTGGTGTGTTTTTTATCATTAGCGTTGTGGCGATTTATGCTGCCGGCCAATTTGGGCAGTATGGTGATAATGCTTGGATGAAACAAATTATTTATTATGTTTTGGGAGCGGTCGCCATTTCGGTCTTGCTATATTTCGATTTGGAGCAGCTCGAAAAACTTAGTTTATATGTA
The Bacillus vallismortis genome window above contains:
- the slrA gene encoding transcriptional regulator SlrA gives rise to the protein MKTHVKKDLDKDWHMLMQEARSMGLGIHDVRQFLESETALRKNNHKKTVRQD
- the qoxD gene encoding cytochrome aa3 quinol oxidase subunit IV — protein: MANKSAEHSHFPWKHIVGFALSIVLTLLALWVAVYTELSPSAKLWIIFGFAFIQAALQLLMFMHMTESENGGIQVGNTLFGFFGAIVIVLGSIWIFAAHYNHGDHMDGNPPEGAEHSEHSGHHE
- the qoxC gene encoding cytochrome aa3 quinol oxidase subunit III — translated: MEHAEHGNSNAPMEYQSETGRLNILGFWIFLGAEIVLFSTLFATFFVLQNRTAGGVLPDELFEVNLVMIMTFLLLISSFTCGIAVHEMRRGSLKGVVIWTIITLLLGAGFVGFEITEFVHYVHEGASLGTSAFWSGFFVLLGTHGTHVTIGIFWIIGILIQLKKRGLTPQTSSKIFISSLYWHFLDVVWIFIFTGVYLMGLGGL
- the galT gene encoding UDP-glucose--hexose-1-phosphate uridylyltransferase, which produces MSIIEHLEQLLEYGLERKLISIWDREYTRNRLYEALDIKQPEQVSRTCIKEAESLPDLLAPIYKWAEETGRMEADTDTYRDLLSAKLMGCFVPAPSEVIRKFEETKALYGPKQATKEFYQYSEDVYYIRSDRIAKNVHWTVPTEYGELEMTINLSKPEKDPKAIAAAKDQTQTNYPMCLLCKENVGFEGSVNHPARQNHRIIPVILKGEEWYLQFSPYVYYPEHCIVLKGEHEPMEISRKTFERLLSFLGQYPHYFIGSNADLPIVGGSILSHDHFQGGAHDFPMARAEAEDVYELHDHPGVSLGLVKWPMSVLRLQGDKPDHVVGAADHIFRTWQTYSDEKAGIAAYTDSTPHNTVTPIARRRGGLYELDIVLRNNRTDEEHPLGIFHPHQDVHHIKKENIGLIEVMGLAILPGRLQEEMKETAAALCSADPETALKQNPLTAKHKDWALRLMEKRTITRENADQVIKEELGHVFARILEHAGVFKQTPEGKQAFKRFIDHLGVKPIKSLNR
- a CDS encoding GtrA family protein; this translates as MYIIMGIFTTIVNIASFYILVEIMNIDYKAATVAAWILSVLFAYITNKLYVFQQKTDDLQSLLKELTAFFSVRVLSLGIDLGMMIILVGQFNTNETLAKILDNAVIVVVNYAASKWLVFKKAKEEGV
- the ywcE gene encoding spore morphogenesis/germination protein YwcE codes for the protein MMDMFFAYLLVASATPLFIWLDNKKVALSAIPPIILMWVFFFFYATESLSPLGHTLMIILFAVNVIVAHIAAFIIYGLPYLRRKRSSS
- the qoxA gene encoding cytochrome aa3 quinol oxidase subunit II; protein product: MIFLFRALKPLLVLAMLTVIFVLGGCSNASVLDPKGPVAQQQTDLILLSIGFMLFIVGVVFVLFTIILVKYRDRKGKDNGSYNPEIHGNTFLEVVWTVIPILIVIALSVPTVQTIYSLEKAPEATKDKEPLVVHATSVDWKWVFSYPEQDIETVNYLNIPVDRPILFKISSADSMASLWIPQLGGQKYAMAGMLMDQYLQADEVGTYEGRNANFTGEHFADQEFDVNAVTEEDFDSWVKKTQDEAPKLTKEKYDQLMLPENVDELTFSSTHLKYVDHGQDAEYAMEARKRLGYQAVSPHSKTDPFENVKENEFKKSDDTEE
- a CDS encoding galactokinase encodes the protein MREELKGIYASVFGEIEGIRFFFAPGRVNLIGEHTDYNGGHVFPCALTMGTYAAVAERKDGLVRMYSDNFKEAGIKECSLDDIRYQKEDDWANYPKGVIYEFQQRGYSIPHGFDIVFSGNIPNGAGLSSSASIELLMGVVLQSYFHPEVEALELVKMAQHAENTFIGVNCGIMDQFAIGMGKKHHAMLLNCDTLDYEYSKLDVSGLALVIANTNKKRTLADSSYNTRRQECTDALIDLQKVLDIASLGDIKPAEFDAHSSLIRNETNRRRAKHAVYENHRAIKTAEMFKENNVDEIGRLMKESHLSLKDDYEVTCPELDELVFAAWDHEGVIGSRMTGAGFGGCTISIVKDAFVDDFIQKVGDRYQEKTGLKAEFYVADIGEGARELKGE
- the qoxB gene encoding cytochrome aa3 quinol oxidase subunit I, yielding MKFKWDEFFVTGDPLILGAQVSIALSTIAIIFVLTYFKKWKWLWSEWITTVDHKKLGIMYIIAAVIMLFRGGVDGLMMRAQLALPNNSFLDSNHYNEIFTTHGTIMIIFMAMPFLIGLINVVVPLQIGARDVAFPYLNNLSFWTFFVGAMLFNISFVIGGSPNAGWTSYMPLASNEMSPGPGENYYLLGLQIAGIGTLMTGINFMVTILKMRTKGMTLMRMPMFTWTTLITMVIIVFAFPVLTVALALLSFDRLFGAHFFTLEAGGMPMLWANLFWIWGHPEVYIVILPAFGIFSEIIASFARKQLFGYTAMVGSIIAISVLSFLVWTHHFFTMGNSASVNSFFSITTMAISIPTGVKIFNWLFTMYKGRISFTTPMLWALAFIPNFVIGGVTGVMLAMAAADYQYHNTYFLVSHFHYVLIAGTVFACFAGFIFWYPKMFGHKLNERIGKWFFWIFMIGFNVCFFPQYFLGLQGMPRRIYTYGPNDGWTALNFISTVGAFMMGVGFLILCYNIYYSFRYSTREISGDSWGVGRTLDWATSSAIPPHYNFAVLPEVKSKDAFHQMKEEKIELYPESKFKKIHMPSNSGRPFLMSVAFGIAGFGLVFEWYWMGVVGLIGVLLCMVLRSFEYDNGYYVSVDEIKETERKISE
- a CDS encoding GlsB/YeaQ/YmgE family stress response membrane protein; this encodes MSFIISLIVAIIIGWLGSLFVKGDMPGGIIGSMIAGLIGAWIGHGLLGTWGPNLAGFAIIPAVIGAAIVVFLVSLLARKRG